A single window of Mycobacterium sp. ITM-2016-00318 DNA harbors:
- a CDS encoding phage holin family protein — protein sequence MKSGGSSVSSADGKNGVPTTVTSIPLVDPHAPKPDPSIGDLVKDATAQVSTLVRAEVELARAEITRDVKRGLTGSVFFILALVVLFYSTFFFFFFVAELLDTWLWRWVAFLIVFGIMVLVTAVLALFGYLKVRRIRGPQKTIESVKEIPEALTPGHDKTKALAGSSDARSGTARDGKAAANPTADPSGW from the coding sequence ATGAAATCGGGAGGATCATCCGTGAGCAGTGCTGACGGGAAGAATGGCGTACCCACCACGGTGACCTCGATACCGTTGGTCGATCCGCATGCTCCCAAGCCAGATCCGTCGATCGGTGACCTCGTCAAAGACGCGACGGCGCAGGTGTCCACACTGGTGCGCGCCGAGGTGGAACTGGCCCGCGCCGAGATCACCCGCGATGTCAAAAGGGGCCTGACGGGCAGCGTCTTCTTCATCCTCGCGCTCGTGGTCCTCTTCTACTCCACGTTCTTTTTCTTCTTCTTCGTCGCCGAACTCCTCGACACCTGGCTATGGCGGTGGGTGGCGTTCCTGATCGTGTTCGGCATCATGGTCCTCGTCACCGCCGTGCTCGCCCTGTTCGGCTACCTCAAGGTGCGCCGCATCCGCGGCCCGCAGAAGACCATCGAATCGGTCAAGGAGATTCCCGAGGCGCTGACGCCCGGCCACGACAAAACCAAGGCGTTGGCTGGTTCTTCGGACGCGAGGAGCGGCACGGCCAGAGACGGAAAGGCCGCGGCGAACCCGACCGCGGACCCGTCCGGCTGGTAA